A single genomic interval of Aegicerativicinus sediminis harbors:
- a CDS encoding alpha/beta fold hydrolase: MSTSLCLSQKSQTIPIEGGKLHYTTYGKGDPILIINGGPGFNSNGFQPLAKKLAEMGYMAILFDQRGTGGSTLDIADETTITMDLMVKDIETLRQHHSIKDWIIFGHSFGGMLGSYYVSKYPDPVKGIILSSSGGLDLSLLNSAGTNFTQHLTPTERDSLDYYRTKRNQFPNDESISKIYYKLFAKAYVKDEAHVSTVAMRLAQSDMRINRIVWSNLNAINFDVKNMLKSFVRPVLILHGDEDIVSIEVASVAQHTFQNSKLVILNNSLHYGWLDAPNVYFSEIEQFLEILP, encoded by the coding sequence TTGTCTACATCCCTATGCCTTTCTCAAAAAAGCCAAACTATCCCTATTGAGGGAGGAAAACTACATTATACAACATATGGCAAAGGAGATCCAATACTTATCATAAACGGTGGACCAGGTTTTAATAGCAACGGTTTTCAACCCCTAGCTAAAAAGTTAGCTGAAATGGGGTACATGGCTATATTGTTTGACCAAAGAGGAACTGGAGGGAGCACATTAGATATAGCTGATGAAACCACCATTACCATGGATCTTATGGTTAAGGACATTGAAACATTACGCCAACACCATTCTATAAAAGATTGGATAATTTTCGGCCATTCCTTTGGAGGAATGTTGGGAAGCTATTATGTTTCCAAATATCCCGATCCTGTGAAAGGTATAATCCTCAGTTCTTCTGGAGGTTTGGATTTGTCGCTTTTAAATTCAGCCGGAACCAATTTCACACAACATTTAACACCAACGGAAAGAGATAGTTTAGATTATTACCGCACAAAACGAAATCAATTCCCAAACGACGAAAGCATTTCAAAAATATATTACAAATTGTTTGCGAAAGCTTATGTAAAAGACGAAGCGCACGTATCTACAGTGGCAATGCGACTTGCCCAATCTGATATGAGAATAAATCGTATCGTTTGGTCTAATCTAAACGCCATAAATTTCGATGTGAAAAATATGCTAAAATCATTTGTAAGACCTGTTTTAATTTTACATGGGGATGAAGATATTGTTTCTATAGAAGTGGCCAGTGTCGCACAACATACATTTCAGAATTCTAAATTGGTTATTTTAAACAATTCCCTACATTACGGATGGTTAGATGCGCCAAACGTTTATTTTTCTGAAATTGAACAATTTTTAGAAATTTTACCCTAA
- a CDS encoding DNA polymerase III subunit alpha, which produces MFLNVHTYFSLRYGTIAPKDLLKHMQKLGVKMMAVTDINTTTACLDVMRMSDSYGVKVVLGVDFRNGPQQQFVALAKNNEGFYNINHYLSSFLEHPPFVIPERSHVLKDTFVIYPFKHFPISDLGRLAENEYVGVSIKDLKTLKFSRYAKRCSKLVMLHTVSFVDKSGFNTHRLLRAIDNNVLLSKLPKSEEADPSHELLSMDDLLNYFSEYPNIIENTRFILSECHVNFDFDQKTPKNQNSYTGSTDLDFRLLKKLAYDGLKYRYKNPGEVIYARLGKELDVIRQMGFISYFLINWKILKYARSKGYFYVGRGSGANSIVAYLLRITDVDPVELDLYFERFINLYRTNPPDFDLDFSWTDRDDITNFIFKNFKHTALITVYNTFKYKASVRELGKVFGLPKHEIDKLCGNQYDPHKLDKLSQLVLVYSQRIQGFPNYLGIHAGGILISEKPIHYYTATFMPPKGFPTTQIDMVIAEDIGLYKFDILSQRGLGKIKDAVAIAARNHPEDPPIDIHDIASFKEDPVINDMIKNADAIGCFYVESPAMRMLLKKLQVDDYIGLVAASSVIRPGVSKFGMRDYIKRSRFPEKRKEAHPVLLDIMPETYGVMVYQEDVIKVAHIFGGLSLAEADVLRRGMSGKFRSREEFLKVKQQFFDNCKRDGKKAGIAQEVWDQIESFAGYAFAKGHSASYAVESYQSLFLKAYYPLEYMVATINNLGGFYRTELYVHEARMKGATIEPPCINRSFYETTIYGKDIYLGFMFLHNFEGQTAQKLVEERYKHGTFSDLDDFLERVPISLEQISILIKIDAFRFTGVNKRELLWQSYMKIQKITLSDPEQLLFKPKPVSYQLPELTCTKEEAAFDQIELLGYPLCNPFDLLLDSSDNGLRAKMLEKLVGKIASIDGYLITAKNTRTAKGVRMYFGTFIDRDGDFVDTVHFPISASQYPFRGNGVYRIEGKVMEEFDCISIEVSKMERLALMEDPRYANGSKKGYHFKSNKNLEKLRV; this is translated from the coding sequence ATGTTTCTCAACGTCCATACATATTTCAGCCTTCGTTATGGTACCATAGCTCCTAAAGACCTGCTAAAACACATGCAAAAATTAGGTGTTAAAATGATGGCTGTCACAGACATAAATACTACAACAGCCTGTCTAGATGTTATGCGAATGTCTGATTCTTATGGTGTTAAAGTAGTTCTTGGAGTTGATTTTAGGAATGGGCCTCAGCAGCAGTTTGTGGCATTGGCCAAGAACAATGAAGGATTTTATAATATCAACCACTATCTCTCTTCGTTTTTAGAACACCCACCGTTTGTTATACCAGAAAGGAGCCATGTTTTGAAGGATACTTTTGTCATTTACCCTTTTAAACATTTTCCTATTTCAGACTTGGGGCGATTGGCCGAGAATGAGTATGTGGGGGTAAGCATCAAAGATCTTAAGACTTTGAAATTTTCCCGTTATGCGAAGCGGTGTTCAAAATTGGTGATGCTACATACAGTAAGTTTTGTAGATAAATCGGGTTTTAACACACACCGTTTACTACGCGCCATCGATAATAATGTGTTGTTGAGTAAGTTGCCAAAATCTGAAGAAGCCGATCCTTCACACGAATTACTGTCTATGGATGACCTGCTTAATTATTTCTCTGAATACCCAAATATTATTGAGAATACGAGATTTATTCTGAGCGAATGTCATGTAAACTTCGATTTTGACCAAAAGACTCCGAAAAACCAAAACAGCTATACGGGCAGTACGGATTTAGATTTCAGGTTGCTTAAAAAGCTTGCCTATGATGGGTTAAAATACCGCTATAAAAATCCAGGAGAGGTTATTTATGCCCGTTTAGGAAAGGAATTGGATGTTATTCGCCAAATGGGTTTTATTTCTTATTTCCTCATTAATTGGAAAATATTGAAGTATGCCCGTAGTAAGGGCTATTTTTATGTTGGCCGTGGTAGTGGGGCCAACAGTATTGTGGCTTATCTGTTGAGGATTACCGATGTAGATCCGGTGGAACTCGATCTATATTTTGAACGTTTCATCAATCTTTATCGCACCAATCCACCCGATTTCGATTTAGATTTTTCGTGGACGGATAGGGATGATATCACCAACTTCATTTTTAAGAATTTTAAGCATACTGCCCTTATCACCGTTTATAATACGTTTAAATACAAGGCGTCCGTTAGAGAATTAGGTAAGGTTTTTGGCTTGCCAAAACACGAAATAGATAAGCTTTGTGGCAACCAATACGATCCGCACAAACTAGATAAGCTTTCACAATTGGTGTTGGTTTATAGTCAACGCATTCAAGGGTTTCCAAACTATTTGGGCATACATGCTGGAGGGATCCTTATTTCAGAAAAACCTATACACTATTATACAGCAACCTTTATGCCGCCCAAAGGTTTCCCGACCACGCAGATAGATATGGTGATTGCTGAAGATATAGGTCTTTATAAATTTGATATTCTCAGTCAGCGTGGCTTGGGAAAAATAAAGGATGCTGTGGCGATAGCAGCACGCAACCACCCTGAAGATCCGCCCATTGACATCCATGATATTGCCAGTTTTAAGGAAGATCCTGTCATCAATGATATGATAAAAAATGCAGATGCCATTGGTTGTTTTTATGTGGAATCGCCGGCCATGCGGATGTTGCTTAAAAAGTTGCAGGTAGATGATTATATCGGTTTAGTAGCGGCAAGTTCGGTGATCAGGCCTGGGGTTTCTAAGTTTGGTATGCGCGACTATATCAAACGTAGCCGTTTTCCTGAAAAGCGTAAAGAGGCACACCCTGTATTGTTAGATATTATGCCAGAAACTTATGGTGTTATGGTCTATCAAGAAGATGTTATTAAAGTGGCACATATTTTTGGAGGATTAAGTTTGGCAGAAGCTGATGTATTGCGGAGGGGAATGTCTGGAAAATTCCGTTCTCGCGAAGAGTTTTTAAAAGTAAAACAACAGTTTTTCGATAATTGTAAGCGCGATGGTAAAAAGGCAGGTATTGCACAAGAGGTATGGGACCAAATAGAAAGTTTTGCCGGTTATGCCTTTGCCAAAGGACATTCGGCTTCTTATGCCGTGGAAAGTTACCAAAGTTTGTTTTTGAAAGCGTATTATCCATTGGAATATATGGTGGCTACCATTAACAATTTGGGGGGGTTTTACCGTACTGAATTGTATGTGCACGAGGCACGTATGAAAGGAGCGACTATAGAGCCGCCTTGTATAAATCGCAGTTTTTATGAAACTACTATTTATGGGAAGGATATCTATTTGGGGTTTATGTTCCTACATAATTTTGAGGGACAGACCGCACAAAAATTAGTGGAGGAACGCTATAAGCATGGAACATTTTCAGACTTAGACGATTTTTTGGAGCGTGTACCCATTTCATTAGAGCAGATAAGTATTCTCATTAAAATAGATGCATTCAGATTTACGGGTGTCAACAAACGTGAATTATTATGGCAATCGTACATGAAGATTCAGAAAATAACTTTGTCAGATCCCGAACAGCTCCTGTTTAAACCAAAACCTGTTTCTTATCAGCTTCCTGAATTGACCTGTACCAAGGAAGAGGCTGCCTTCGACCAGATTGAATTGTTAGGGTACCCACTCTGCAATCCATTCGATTTACTTCTAGATTCTTCAGATAATGGCTTGCGTGCAAAAATGCTAGAAAAATTAGTTGGAAAAATTGCGTCTATCGATGGTTATCTCATTACGGCTAAGAATACCCGTACAGCTAAGGGTGTACGCATGTATTTTGGCACGTTTATAGACAGGGATGGCGATTTCGTGGATACGGTTCATTTTCCTATTTCAGCTTCCCAATATCCTTTTAGGGGAAATGGTGTCTACCGAATAGAAGGTAAGGTAATGGAAGAGTTTGATTGTATTTCAATTGAAGTTTCTAAAATGGAGCGCCTCGCCTTGATGGAAGATCCGCGCTATGCTAATGGATCTAAGAAAGGATACCATTTCAAATCGAATAAAAATTTAGAAAAGCTACGTGTGTGA
- the dinB gene encoding DNA polymerase IV, with protein sequence MSANRAILHMDLDTFFVSCERLLDRRLVDKPVLIGGITDRGVVASCSYEARKFGIHSAMPMRMARQLCPEAIVVRGNSGIYSKYSDLVTDVIKENVPLYEKTSIDEFYADLSGMDKFFGCYKLASELRSKIMRETGLPISFGLSTNKTVSKIATGEAKPNNELQILEGTEKPFLSPLSVRKIPMVGEVTYRSLCDLGIKRIKTVQEMPMQLMQKVFGKNGEVIWKKANGIDNSPVVQYHERKSISTERTFDRDTTDIRKLEGIITAMTENLIYQLRRGNKLTACVTFKIRYTDFQTYTMQKRIPYSSADHKILPVVMELYNKLYNRRLLVRLVGVRFSHLVEGGHQIDLFDDNDKIINLYQAMDRMRERYGDRAVIKASGMSAKSISRWNPFTGEPPPLLANRRQ encoded by the coding sequence ATGAGTGCAAATAGGGCTATTTTACATATGGATTTAGATACTTTTTTTGTGTCTTGTGAGCGTCTTTTAGACCGTCGACTTGTAGATAAGCCCGTATTGATTGGTGGCATTACAGACAGGGGGGTAGTGGCTTCTTGCAGTTATGAGGCTCGTAAGTTTGGGATACATTCTGCCATGCCGATGCGTATGGCGCGACAGCTTTGTCCAGAAGCTATTGTTGTAAGGGGTAATTCGGGGATCTATTCAAAATACTCCGATTTGGTTACGGATGTGATAAAAGAGAATGTGCCTTTGTATGAAAAGACTTCCATAGACGAATTTTATGCCGATCTCAGCGGGATGGATAAATTTTTTGGGTGTTATAAATTGGCTTCAGAATTGCGCTCTAAGATAATGCGAGAAACAGGCCTGCCAATTTCATTTGGACTTTCAACTAATAAAACGGTTTCAAAAATTGCCACTGGGGAAGCCAAGCCCAATAATGAACTCCAAATTTTGGAGGGAACTGAAAAGCCTTTCCTCTCGCCATTATCGGTACGCAAAATTCCGATGGTTGGGGAGGTCACTTACCGTTCTCTTTGTGATTTAGGCATCAAACGCATAAAAACTGTACAAGAAATGCCAATGCAGTTAATGCAAAAGGTGTTTGGAAAAAACGGGGAGGTTATTTGGAAGAAAGCCAATGGTATTGATAATAGCCCAGTTGTTCAGTATCATGAACGAAAATCTATTTCCACAGAGCGCACCTTCGATAGAGACACTACTGATATTCGGAAATTGGAGGGCATCATTACCGCCATGACTGAAAATCTTATTTATCAATTGAGGCGTGGCAATAAGCTGACCGCTTGTGTTACTTTCAAAATAAGGTATACCGATTTTCAAACCTATACCATGCAAAAGAGAATTCCATACAGTTCGGCAGACCATAAGATTCTCCCAGTGGTTATGGAATTATACAACAAACTATACAACCGACGTTTGTTGGTGCGATTAGTAGGTGTTCGTTTTAGTCATTTGGTAGAAGGCGGTCACCAAATAGATCTTTTTGATGACAACGATAAAATCATCAATCTCTATCAGGCGATGGATCGTATGCGCGAACGTTATGGAGATAGGGCTGTTATAAAAGCCTCGGGTATGTCAGCAAAAAGTATAAGCCGTTGGAATCCATTTACGGGTGAACCCCCACCTTTATTGGCTAATCGCAGACAGTGA
- a CDS encoding ATP-binding cassette domain-containing protein, whose translation MNELHVDSVTKEYDNRRILTDVHLNCRQGEIIALFGRNGSGKSTLMKIIYGSEPAPTKYVRINEHIIQKGNTKQLINYLPQQSCLPQQLKVETILKLWKKQADITSLVKLKKVQELQGRTVKQLSWGEKRFLEIALFCHSIAPFILLDEPFNGLSPILISDIKGIIIAKSAEKGIIISDHDYQNVLDVATKLILINQGYTKPIKTKAELQELGYLP comes from the coding sequence ATGAATGAACTTCATGTAGATAGCGTTACTAAAGAATATGACAATCGCAGAATATTAACGGATGTTCACCTAAACTGTAGACAGGGAGAAATAATTGCTCTTTTTGGAAGAAATGGTTCGGGCAAATCTACCTTAATGAAAATCATTTATGGAAGCGAGCCTGCACCAACCAAATACGTAAGGATCAACGAACATATCATCCAGAAAGGAAACACAAAACAGTTAATCAACTATTTGCCACAGCAAAGTTGCTTACCACAACAATTAAAGGTTGAAACGATCTTAAAACTTTGGAAAAAACAAGCAGATATCACTTCACTAGTAAAATTGAAGAAAGTACAAGAACTGCAAGGCAGAACGGTGAAACAACTTTCTTGGGGCGAGAAACGCTTTTTGGAAATTGCTCTTTTCTGTCATTCTATAGCGCCATTCATTTTACTCGATGAACCGTTTAATGGCCTTTCGCCCATTTTAATTTCAGATATTAAAGGCATTATAATAGCCAAATCAGCCGAAAAAGGAATTATAATATCAGACCATGACTACCAAAATGTGTTGGATGTAGCAACAAAATTGATATTGATTAACCAAGGCTATACAAAACCCATTAAGACTAAGGCCGAATTACAAGAATTAGGATATTTGCCTTAA
- a CDS encoding ribose-phosphate pyrophosphokinase: MSQVVVTEAKIFGCTQSMALAEKIAKHFGTKLGNVITSTYSDGEFQPSYEESIRGTRIFIIGSTNPGPENLMEMLLMIDAAKRASARHITAVLPYFGWARQDRKDKPRVPIAAKLVAKMLEAAGATRIITMDLHADQIQGFFEKPVDHLFASTIFLPYLKSLNLENLTIASPDMGGSKRAYAYSKSLESDVVICYKQREKANIISHMELIGDVTGKNVVLVDDLVDTAGTLTKAADLMMDRGALSVRAICTHPILSGKAYERLENSQLEELIVTDSIPLKRESSKIRVLSCAELFADVMHNVHYNRSIASKFIM; encoded by the coding sequence ATGTCTCAGGTAGTCGTTACCGAAGCTAAGATTTTTGGATGTACACAAAGTATGGCATTGGCTGAAAAAATTGCCAAACATTTTGGCACTAAACTAGGCAATGTAATTACCTCAACATACAGCGACGGTGAGTTTCAACCTTCTTATGAAGAATCTATTAGAGGTACCCGTATTTTTATTATAGGATCTACAAATCCAGGGCCTGAAAATCTTATGGAAATGTTGTTGATGATAGATGCAGCTAAAAGAGCATCTGCAAGACACATTACCGCGGTTCTTCCATACTTTGGTTGGGCCAGACAAGACAGAAAGGACAAACCTAGGGTGCCAATTGCAGCTAAATTAGTAGCAAAAATGCTTGAAGCGGCTGGCGCCACACGTATTATTACAATGGACCTGCATGCCGACCAGATTCAAGGATTCTTTGAAAAACCAGTAGATCACCTTTTTGCTTCAACCATCTTTTTACCTTATTTGAAAAGTTTAAACCTTGAAAATTTAACCATTGCATCACCAGATATGGGTGGTTCTAAAAGAGCCTATGCCTATTCTAAGAGTTTAGAGAGCGATGTGGTTATTTGTTATAAACAAAGGGAAAAAGCCAATATAATTTCACATATGGAATTGATTGGAGATGTAACCGGGAAAAATGTGGTACTTGTTGATGACTTGGTAGATACTGCCGGGACCCTTACAAAAGCAGCAGATTTAATGATGGATCGTGGGGCACTCAGTGTACGCGCTATCTGTACGCATCCAATCTTATCTGGAAAAGCATATGAGCGACTTGAAAATTCCCAATTGGAAGAACTAATCGTTACAGATTCAATTCCACTAAAAAGAGAGAGTTCTAAAATTCGCGTTTTAAGTTGTGCGGAATTATTTGCTGATGTAATGCATAACGTGCATTACAATCGGTCAATCGCATCAAAATTTATAATGTAA
- a CDS encoding class I SAM-dependent methyltransferase translates to MDIRKHNSSAWDRYVEKKDRWTVPVSEQELEQAKLGKWGIVLTPKKTVPHNWFPKLKGLKILGLASGGGQQGPILAILGADVTIFDNSEKQLKQDETISKQNNLGIKTIQGDMRDLSVFEDGCFDLVFNPCSVLFVDTILPIWKECFRVLKPNGILMTGLMNPLAFQLHEKNLSLIYKQPFSDIDSLPKEELEELIKNKEALVFGHSLTDQIGGQLQAGFHITHMFEDDWGGDNPMDAYFPAFIGTRAIKP, encoded by the coding sequence ATGGATATCAGAAAACACAATAGTTCAGCTTGGGATCGTTATGTAGAAAAAAAGGATCGATGGACTGTTCCTGTATCAGAACAGGAATTAGAACAGGCAAAACTTGGCAAATGGGGAATTGTTTTGACACCAAAGAAGACAGTACCTCACAATTGGTTCCCGAAATTGAAGGGGTTAAAAATTCTTGGCCTAGCTTCTGGAGGTGGCCAGCAAGGCCCAATATTGGCAATATTGGGAGCAGATGTTACCATATTCGATAATTCTGAAAAACAATTGAAGCAGGACGAGACCATAAGCAAACAAAACAATCTTGGTATAAAAACCATCCAAGGAGATATGAGAGATTTGTCTGTATTTGAAGATGGTTGCTTCGATTTGGTTTTCAACCCCTGTTCTGTTTTATTCGTTGATACTATTTTACCTATCTGGAAGGAATGCTTCAGAGTTCTTAAACCAAACGGAATTCTAATGACTGGTTTAATGAACCCCCTAGCGTTTCAACTTCATGAAAAAAATTTAAGCCTTATATATAAACAACCCTTTTCTGATATTGATTCTCTTCCAAAAGAAGAGTTGGAAGAACTAATTAAAAATAAAGAAGCATTGGTTTTCGGTCATAGCCTTACTGACCAGATCGGCGGACAATTGCAGGCTGGTTTTCATATAACCCATATGTTTGAAGATGATTGGGGAGGAGATAATCCTATGGACGCCTATTTCCCAGCATTTATAGGTACTCGGGCGATTAAGCCATAA
- a CDS encoding alpha/beta hydrolase: MKKLTIWILFLGIQLSGYSQEILYKTLENINYYTEDISKTDGYIASRCVLDLYYPTNIQGFPVVVWFHGGGLSGGEKFIPESLKNKGIAVISVNYRLYPKVKAPKYIEDAAAAVAWAFKNIENYGGSVSKIFVSGHSAGGYLASMIGLDKRWLEKHNIDADNIAGLIPFSGHTITHFTVRQERGIKGTQPIIDSLAPLYYVRKDAPPLLLITGDRNLELLGRYEENAYMWRMMKEAGHQDTALFELDGYNHGGMAEPAFPLLLKEIHRISNN, translated from the coding sequence ATGAAAAAGCTAACCATATGGATCTTATTCCTTGGAATTCAATTAAGTGGCTATAGTCAAGAAATTCTTTACAAAACATTAGAAAACATCAATTATTATACAGAGGATATTTCAAAAACAGATGGCTATATTGCCAGCAGGTGTGTACTAGATCTTTATTACCCAACCAATATTCAAGGTTTCCCAGTTGTGGTTTGGTTTCATGGTGGTGGATTAAGTGGAGGCGAAAAGTTTATTCCAGAATCACTAAAAAACAAGGGCATTGCAGTTATCAGTGTAAATTATCGATTATATCCAAAGGTGAAAGCTCCGAAATATATTGAAGATGCAGCGGCAGCTGTAGCTTGGGCATTTAAAAATATTGAAAACTATGGCGGAAGCGTTTCAAAAATATTTGTGTCAGGTCATTCAGCTGGAGGCTATTTAGCCAGTATGATTGGTCTCGATAAACGATGGTTAGAAAAACATAATATTGATGCAGATAACATTGCCGGCCTCATTCCATTTAGCGGACATACCATTACTCATTTTACCGTAAGGCAAGAACGTGGTATAAAAGGCACTCAACCCATTATTGATAGTTTGGCACCTTTATATTATGTGCGCAAAGACGCTCCCCCTTTATTACTGATAACTGGAGATCGAAATTTAGAATTATTAGGGCGTTATGAGGAAAATGCCTATATGTGGCGAATGATGAAAGAAGCAGGCCACCAAGACACTGCCTTATTTGAGCTTGATGGTTACAATCATGGAGGTATGGCCGAACCCGCATTTCCCTTACTTCTGAAGGAAATTCATAGAATTTCTAATAATTAG
- a CDS encoding 50S ribosomal protein L25/general stress protein Ctc — MKSITIDGSKRESVGKKATKALRNAGEVPCVLYGGDKPVHFSAPELAFSNLVYTPDAHTVVIALGNDKFDAVLQDIQFHPVTDKILHIDFYQLFEDKPIMMEIPVHIIGTSKGVLNGGVLRRNNRKLRVKALPKYLPDYLEADITPLKIGGKLYVTDLPQENFKIMHTENTVVCQVKRARAAIMTEIDEEEELEEGAEAATAEGAEGTAEATEATSSES, encoded by the coding sequence ATGAAATCAATTACAATCGACGGATCTAAAAGAGAAAGCGTGGGCAAAAAGGCAACTAAGGCCCTACGTAATGCTGGAGAGGTTCCTTGCGTATTATACGGAGGTGACAAGCCAGTACATTTTTCAGCACCTGAACTTGCATTCTCCAACCTTGTATATACGCCAGACGCGCACACGGTTGTTATTGCATTAGGTAATGATAAATTTGACGCTGTTTTACAGGATATTCAATTTCACCCTGTAACTGACAAAATTCTTCATATCGATTTCTACCAATTGTTCGAAGACAAACCAATAATGATGGAAATACCTGTTCATATTATAGGTACATCTAAGGGTGTATTAAACGGTGGTGTCTTAAGAAGAAACAACAGAAAGTTAAGAGTAAAAGCACTTCCAAAATATCTTCCAGATTATTTGGAGGCAGATATTACTCCTTTAAAAATTGGTGGCAAATTGTATGTAACTGATTTGCCTCAAGAAAATTTCAAAATTATGCACACCGAGAATACGGTAGTTTGCCAGGTGAAACGTGCTAGGGCAGCCATAATGACCGAAATTGATGAGGAAGAAGAATTAGAAGAAGGCGCAGAAGCAGCAACAGCTGAAGGGGCTGAAGGAACTGCAGAAGCAACTGAAGCGACTTCATCTGAATCTTAA
- the pth gene encoding aminoacyl-tRNA hydrolase translates to MKKYLIVGLGNIGSEYSETRHNIGFKAVERLADKNDAIFQTAKLGDIATFKVKGRQIILLKPSTYMNLSGKAVTYWMQKENIPLEHLLIITDDLNLPFGTIRLKGKGSDGGHNGLKDLQDKLGTVNYNRCRFGIGNEFNKGNQVNYVLGEWTEEELTNLPERLNKVSDLVISFVLSGLNRTMNEYNGT, encoded by the coding sequence ATGAAAAAATATCTCATCGTTGGCCTAGGAAACATTGGCTCGGAATATTCAGAAACAAGACATAATATCGGTTTTAAAGCAGTTGAGCGTTTGGCGGATAAAAATGACGCAATCTTCCAAACTGCTAAATTAGGGGATATAGCAACCTTCAAAGTTAAAGGCAGGCAAATTATCCTTTTAAAACCTAGCACCTATATGAATCTGAGTGGCAAGGCTGTAACCTATTGGATGCAAAAGGAGAACATACCCTTAGAACATTTATTAATCATCACAGACGATCTCAATCTACCCTTTGGAACTATTCGTCTTAAAGGTAAAGGTAGCGATGGTGGCCATAATGGCTTAAAAGATCTTCAAGACAAATTAGGAACAGTTAACTACAATCGTTGTCGCTTTGGCATTGGCAATGAATTCAATAAGGGAAATCAAGTAAATTACGTACTTGGCGAATGGACCGAAGAAGAACTAACTAATCTCCCAGAAAGATTGAATAAAGTTTCCGATTTGGTCATTTCTTTTGTTCTAAGCGGCTTAAATCGTACCATGAACGAATATAACGGCACTTAA